The Anomalospiza imberbis isolate Cuckoo-Finch-1a 21T00152 chromosome 7, ASM3175350v1, whole genome shotgun sequence genome has a window encoding:
- the LOC137477556 gene encoding uncharacterized protein produces the protein MLVEEGFYNAKQVPAMVRYIHQWLMANDSAEHRLNRTLLHLTKAQPNDAVMTLLRVAPSCDRAAMAMWKTIMSSPRTAKLAQRILLDVLGSWPKHSTCTSDGDKTGVFALAVSFGQWPLLAPKPPLLQLSFLLPPLHLPASGAGLKPGLGAAAGPPVPLLPLCFSGPLPATLGFAVRTLKSLLCREQYKDVVMAMERRCGWDMLLWADTQHYAMGLLAR, from the exons ATGCTTGTAGAGGAAGGTTTTTACAAtgcaaagcaa gtgcccgcCATGGTGAgatacatccaccagtggctcatggccaatgattctgctgagcacaggctgaacaggactCTGCTGCATCTCACCAAAGCACAGCCAAATGACGCAGTAATGACACTCCTGCGTGTGGCCCcgtcctgtgacag AGCTGCCATGGCCATGTGGAAGACCATCATGTCCTCGCCCAGGACCGCGAAGCTGGCGCAGCGGATTCtcctggatgtgctggggagctggccgaagcacagcacgtgcacctccgatggggacaaaacgggtgtctttgccctagctgtgagttttggccagtggcctttgctggccccaaagccgcctctcctgcagctctccttcctccttcccccactgcatctccctgcctcaggtgcTGGCCTGAAACCTGGCctaggggcagctgcagggccaccggtcccgctgctgcccctgtgtttctctgggcctctccctgccacgctcgg gtttgccgtgcggaccctgaagtccctgctgtgCCGAGAGCAGTACAAGGATGTGGTGATGGCAATGGAACgcaggtgtggctgggacatgctgctctgggctgacacccagcactatGCCatgggtctgctggccaggtga
- the LOC137477520 gene encoding AF4/FMR2 family member 1-like isoform X1 codes for MSSPLSSLLPPFRTPARTETSEFPLQAKAKKPSDVPLIEDILREMSSSLSPLQTPARAETSKLPSATKESQPDGSAAQKQKQAGTASETLPSSQPRPVALQFQHKRMAPAQPSSSESESTRDCHSSSVCDRETSSCDSEQDNLPRGLDLPACEPEPSASKKWQLDNLMTQIKRGAVQREAPMEIAHGHGREEGVKQEQGISSNSCQHQSKAREPSYKSFAQVAEDTHKTSGQMTEHFHKTYGQVTKAPQESHGMSTPSSLKPLVHTKEALPRKIVGIKRPSEPLEHDKSKKVLKLESEPGLLEVTDQSCKNQPQVKKTVKPKATDKKGLKPALHKASEKRKGSHQVNTKGFLEPSLLRHAQEYDAFMPSGHRPGDLHKGKVPLPPGEKKLFLPAREADVKRKAMRSPEESPKKKVRGARGSGFGQ; via the exons ATGAGCAGCCCCCTGTCATCTCTCCTGCCACCTTTTCGGACACCTGCTAGAACAGAGACTTCCGAATTTCCATTGCAGGCAAAG GCAAAGAAGCCCTCTGATGTGCCACTGATTGAAGACATTTTGAGG GAAATGAGCAGCTCACTGTCACCTCTTCAGACGCCAGCTAGAGCAGAGACTTCCAAACTTCCATCGGCAACAAAG GAATCCCAACCTGATGGATCTGCAGCACAGAAGCAGA agcaggctggcacagcttcagAAACCTTGCCGAGTTCTCAGCCAAGACCAGT agctctccAGTTCCAGCACAAGAGGatggcaccagcacagcccagcagctcgGAGTCAGAGAGCACCAGGGACTGCCACAGCTCCTCAGTCTGTGACAGAGAGAccagctcctgtgacagtgaGCAGGATAACCTTCCAAGGGGGCTGGACCTGCCCGCATGTGAG CCTGAGCCATCAGCTTCTAAAAAGTGGCAGCTTGACAACCTAATGACCCAGATAAAGCGAGGAGCAGTACAAAGAGAGGCTCCCATGGAAATTGCCCATGGGCATGGACGTGAGGAGGGTGtgaagcaggagcagggcatCAGCAGCAATTCCTGCCAGCACCAGTCCAAGGCAAGGGAGCCTTCTTACAAGAG CTTTGCCCAAGTGGCCGAGGACACTCACAAGACCTCTGGCCAAATGACCGAGCATTTTCACAAGACCTATGGCCAAGTGACAAAGGCTCCTCAGGAATCTCATGGTATGAGCACACCCAGCTCTCTAAAGCCTCTTGTGCACACCAAGGAGGCCTTGCCCAGGAAGATTGTGGGTATCAAAAGACCCAGCGAGCCCCTGGAGCATGACAAATCCAAGAAAGTCCTGAAGCTGGAGAGTGAGCCTGGTCTGTTGGAG GTCACAGACCAATCTTGCAAGAACCAGCCCCAAGTCAAGAAAACAGTGAAGCCAAAAGCCACCGACAAAAAAGGCCTGAAGCCAGCACTTCACAAGGCCTCTGAGAAGAGAAAGGGCTCCCACCAGGTCAACACCAAAGGCTTTTTGGAGCCCAGTCTCCTGAGACATGCTCAGGAGTATGATGCCTTCATGCCCAGTGGCCACAGGCCTGGGGATTTGCACAAAGGGAAGGTGCCCTTGCCTCCTGGGGAGAAGAAGTTGTTCTTGCCTGCAAGGGAGGCAGACGTGAAGAGGAAAGCCATGAGGAGTCCTGAGGAGTCCCCCAAAAAGAAGGTGAGAGGGGCTAGAGGAAGTGGGTTTGGACAATGA
- the LOC137477520 gene encoding AF4/FMR2 family member 1-like isoform X2 — protein sequence MSSSLSPLQTPARAETSKLPSATKESQPDGSAAQKQKQAGTASETLPSSQPRPVALQFQHKRMAPAQPSSSESESTRDCHSSSVCDRETSSCDSEQDNLPRGLDLPACEPEPSASKKWQLDNLMTQIKRGAVQREAPMEIAHGHGREEGVKQEQGISSNSCQHQSKAREPSYKSFAQVAEDTHKTSGQMTEHFHKTYGQVTKAPQESHGMSTPSSLKPLVHTKEALPRKIVGIKRPSEPLEHDKSKKVLKLESEPGLLEVTDQSCKNQPQVKKTVKPKATDKKGLKPALHKASEKRKGSHQVNTKGFLEPSLLRHAQEYDAFMPSGHRPGDLHKGKVPLPPGEKKLFLPAREADVKRKAMRSPEESPKKKVRGARGSGFGQ from the exons ATGAGCAGCTCACTGTCACCTCTTCAGACGCCAGCTAGAGCAGAGACTTCCAAACTTCCATCGGCAACAAAG GAATCCCAACCTGATGGATCTGCAGCACAGAAGCAGA agcaggctggcacagcttcagAAACCTTGCCGAGTTCTCAGCCAAGACCAGT agctctccAGTTCCAGCACAAGAGGatggcaccagcacagcccagcagctcgGAGTCAGAGAGCACCAGGGACTGCCACAGCTCCTCAGTCTGTGACAGAGAGAccagctcctgtgacagtgaGCAGGATAACCTTCCAAGGGGGCTGGACCTGCCCGCATGTGAG CCTGAGCCATCAGCTTCTAAAAAGTGGCAGCTTGACAACCTAATGACCCAGATAAAGCGAGGAGCAGTACAAAGAGAGGCTCCCATGGAAATTGCCCATGGGCATGGACGTGAGGAGGGTGtgaagcaggagcagggcatCAGCAGCAATTCCTGCCAGCACCAGTCCAAGGCAAGGGAGCCTTCTTACAAGAG CTTTGCCCAAGTGGCCGAGGACACTCACAAGACCTCTGGCCAAATGACCGAGCATTTTCACAAGACCTATGGCCAAGTGACAAAGGCTCCTCAGGAATCTCATGGTATGAGCACACCCAGCTCTCTAAAGCCTCTTGTGCACACCAAGGAGGCCTTGCCCAGGAAGATTGTGGGTATCAAAAGACCCAGCGAGCCCCTGGAGCATGACAAATCCAAGAAAGTCCTGAAGCTGGAGAGTGAGCCTGGTCTGTTGGAG GTCACAGACCAATCTTGCAAGAACCAGCCCCAAGTCAAGAAAACAGTGAAGCCAAAAGCCACCGACAAAAAAGGCCTGAAGCCAGCACTTCACAAGGCCTCTGAGAAGAGAAAGGGCTCCCACCAGGTCAACACCAAAGGCTTTTTGGAGCCCAGTCTCCTGAGACATGCTCAGGAGTATGATGCCTTCATGCCCAGTGGCCACAGGCCTGGGGATTTGCACAAAGGGAAGGTGCCCTTGCCTCCTGGGGAGAAGAAGTTGTTCTTGCCTGCAAGGGAGGCAGACGTGAAGAGGAAAGCCATGAGGAGTCCTGAGGAGTCCCCCAAAAAGAAGGTGAGAGGGGCTAGAGGAAGTGGGTTTGGACAATGA